A section of the Chryseobacterium scophthalmum genome encodes:
- a CDS encoding DUF5686 family protein — protein sequence MSTNQFKYGFLYISLFIASLFHAQNSASGKIVDAKTSKEISAVEVFINDNNTPVLTTASGSFSVKSDSIIYKLKFQKKNYALESVEITPDNSNNLVIKLSSEKVSSIEEVVIHNEKTKFKNKKENPAYRIMQEVWKRKRNNGLDKFDTYTYKEYEKIQFDANNLDSAFMHRKIFNKLDFIFDYADSTARGKMALPIFLNESIYNHFGQNKPNKKTKKLLVAQKTSGFQDNQVIAITAKNLYRDINIYDNTLNYFDIGFPSPVGTDGFSTYDYNLTDTVSIRGEQAYKIRYQPRRTEVLAFQGYLYIDTDSYAVLEATLKSTNKINVNFINAISTELEYDNPDDETFLPKKYVTEIEMTPFSKKKTAKSIIAKRSVDYSDYDFNKPLSDTVFTRKKEEYDDQFVDKDDAFWVNARPDSLSKEEKGVYEMLDRLQQTPKFNRIIKLTETLASRYYNVTKGIDLGPITSIYGKNEVEGDRIRLGARTYFTQNDPWRIEFYNAYGFKDQQFKYGVEGRYMFNRVNRFMIGGGTKRDITQLGVQLTTEDGILSRSFASSTVFARGENASLSSVNQTSFFTSIEPWKNFQVRVDGTMQSIKSANPSGFSLMYFRNGDLRKTTNDSHVTISLIARPGATFSQTGVDRYEHGTLAPTIVLKYTRGIEGLFNADFNYNKLQFMFYKPILLGSWGKTLLNFEAGKNFDTVPLALQNIIPGNQSYGIVPNTFAQLNYYEFVADTYSTLHIEHHFNGKILSYIPLIKKLKLREVAFIRGAYGSLSDASKNINVDNLKYSAPDQQVYYEYGFGIENIGFGNIRIFRVDFNWRGNYLDRPDVSKFGIKAGFQFGF from the coding sequence ATGTCAACCAATCAATTTAAATACGGTTTCCTTTATATATCCCTTTTTATAGCCAGTCTTTTTCATGCCCAAAACTCGGCAAGCGGGAAGATTGTAGACGCTAAAACCAGCAAAGAGATTAGCGCTGTTGAGGTTTTTATTAATGATAACAATACGCCTGTTCTTACAACCGCTTCCGGAAGCTTCAGTGTGAAGTCTGACAGTATTATTTATAAACTAAAGTTTCAGAAAAAAAACTATGCTTTAGAAAGTGTAGAAATTACTCCGGATAATAGCAATAATCTTGTTATCAAACTGTCTTCTGAAAAAGTAAGCAGCATTGAAGAAGTTGTTATTCACAACGAGAAAACGAAATTTAAAAATAAAAAAGAAAATCCGGCATATCGAATTATGCAGGAAGTTTGGAAGCGTAAGAGAAATAACGGTCTTGATAAATTTGATACTTACACATACAAAGAATACGAAAAGATTCAGTTTGATGCCAATAATCTCGACAGTGCATTTATGCACAGAAAAATCTTTAATAAGTTGGATTTCATCTTTGATTATGCCGATTCTACCGCAAGAGGAAAAATGGCATTACCAATATTCTTAAACGAATCTATTTATAATCATTTCGGACAAAATAAACCTAATAAAAAAACTAAAAAGCTTTTAGTTGCTCAGAAAACTTCAGGTTTTCAGGATAATCAGGTAATTGCAATTACAGCTAAAAATCTTTACCGTGACATCAATATTTATGATAACACTTTAAATTATTTCGATATAGGATTTCCTAGTCCTGTAGGAACTGACGGTTTTAGCACGTATGATTATAATTTGACCGATACGGTCTCTATTAGAGGAGAACAAGCATATAAAATACGTTATCAGCCGAGAAGAACAGAGGTTTTAGCTTTTCAGGGATATCTTTATATTGACACCGATTCTTATGCGGTTTTGGAAGCTACTTTAAAATCAACAAATAAAATAAATGTCAATTTCATCAACGCCATTTCTACGGAATTGGAATATGATAATCCTGATGATGAAACATTTTTACCTAAAAAATACGTCACAGAAATAGAAATGACTCCTTTTTCTAAGAAAAAGACTGCAAAAAGCATTATTGCCAAAAGATCTGTAGACTATTCTGATTATGATTTTAATAAACCTTTATCTGATACAGTTTTCACAAGAAAAAAAGAAGAATACGATGATCAATTTGTAGACAAGGACGATGCTTTTTGGGTGAATGCAAGACCAGATTCTTTATCTAAAGAAGAAAAAGGGGTTTACGAAATGCTTGATCGATTACAGCAGACTCCAAAATTCAATAGAATTATTAAACTTACAGAAACGCTTGCTTCTCGGTATTATAATGTGACCAAAGGAATTGACTTGGGCCCTATAACATCTATTTACGGGAAGAATGAAGTGGAAGGTGATAGAATAAGATTAGGAGCAAGAACGTATTTTACGCAAAATGATCCTTGGAGAATTGAGTTTTATAATGCCTATGGTTTTAAAGATCAGCAATTCAAATATGGGGTAGAAGGTCGATATATGTTTAATAGGGTCAATCGTTTTATGATTGGAGGTGGAACAAAAAGAGACATTACGCAACTTGGAGTACAATTAACGACTGAAGACGGAATTTTATCACGTTCATTTGCTTCTTCAACGGTATTTGCGAGAGGAGAAAATGCTTCTTTAAGTTCGGTAAATCAAACGAGTTTTTTCACTTCTATTGAACCTTGGAAAAACTTTCAGGTAAGAGTTGACGGAACGATGCAAAGTATTAAATCTGCCAATCCTTCAGGTTTTAGCTTGATGTATTTCAGAAATGGCGATTTAAGAAAAACGACCAATGATTCGCATGTTACGATTAGTTTAATTGCAAGACCGGGAGCTACTTTTTCTCAAACCGGAGTTGACCGATATGAGCATGGAACCTTGGCTCCGACCATTGTTTTAAAATACACGAGAGGTATTGAAGGTTTGTTTAATGCTGATTTTAATTATAATAAACTGCAGTTTATGTTTTACAAACCTATTCTTTTAGGTAGTTGGGGAAAAACATTGCTGAATTTTGAAGCTGGAAAAAACTTTGATACTGTTCCTTTGGCATTGCAGAATATCATTCCGGGAAACCAATCGTATGGAATTGTTCCGAATACTTTTGCTCAGTTAAATTATTATGAATTTGTAGCCGATACCTATTCTACGCTTCATATAGAGCATCATTTTAATGGTAAAATACTTTCATATATCCCTTTAATTAAGAAACTGAAGTTAAGAGAAGTTGCATTCATTAGAGGTGCTTATGGATCTTTGAGTGATGCTTCAAAAAATATTAATGTTGATAATTTAAAATATTCTGCTCCAGATCAGCAAGTATATTATGAATACGGATTTGGTATTGAAAATATTGGCTTTGGAAATATCAGAATTTTCCGTGTAGACTTCAACTGGAGAGGAAATTATCTTGACAGACCTGATGTTTCTAAATTTGGAATTAAAGCAGGTTTTCAATTCGGATTTTAA
- a CDS encoding T9SS type A sorting domain-containing protein has translation MKKTLLLLSFASFLSNAQVSSFPWTETFEDASATSSQWVCEYISGTNSSVPSGLFWSIKTTTSVGYYTSTGAYQGSKMAVFDTRSHSRDALARFISPVMNLSGVSNPKLDFYYRNMVWGSDQNELKIYYRTSATGTWTLITTFNTNVATWTNSGEITLPSPSATYQIALEGVAKYGYGLDVDNLKVNSANLSVSDVDAKSSELSVFPNPVSDVLNIKTKLKIAQFTISDVSGKNVKTGLPDSNQVSVRDLKSGMYFLTIKYSDGQVATSKFIKK, from the coding sequence ATGAAAAAAACTCTACTACTTTTATCTTTTGCGTCTTTTTTAAGCAATGCGCAGGTCAGCAGCTTTCCGTGGACGGAAACTTTTGAGGATGCTTCTGCTACTTCTTCACAATGGGTTTGTGAATATATTTCGGGAACAAACAGTTCTGTTCCAAGTGGATTATTTTGGAGTATTAAAACAACTACCAGTGTTGGATATTATACTTCTACAGGTGCATATCAAGGCTCTAAAATGGCAGTTTTTGATACGAGATCGCATTCAAGGGATGCTTTAGCACGATTTATCAGTCCGGTAATGAATCTATCCGGAGTTTCTAATCCCAAACTGGATTTTTATTATCGAAATATGGTTTGGGGGTCGGATCAAAATGAACTAAAAATATATTACAGAACTTCAGCTACCGGTACCTGGACTTTAATTACAACATTTAATACTAACGTTGCTACCTGGACAAATTCTGGAGAAATAACCCTTCCAAGTCCTTCTGCTACTTATCAAATAGCTTTAGAGGGTGTGGCAAAATATGGGTATGGTTTAGATGTAGATAATTTAAAAGTCAATTCGGCTAATTTAAGTGTTTCAGATGTTGATGCAAAATCTTCAGAACTTTCTGTTTTTCCTAATCCTGTAAGTGATGTTCTAAATATAAAAACCAAACTGAAAATCGCTCAATTTACAATATCTGATGTATCGGGGAAAAATGTAAAAACTGGTTTGCCAGATTCTAATCAGGTTTCAGTGCGAGATTTAAAATCTGGAATGTATTTTTTAACGATTAAATATTCAGACGGACAAGTGGCGACGTCTAAATTTATAAAAAAATAG
- the rpmA gene encoding 50S ribosomal protein L27 yields the protein MAHKKGVGSSKNGRESHSKRLGVKIFGGQDAIAGNIIIRQRGTQHHPGENVGMGKDHTLHALVDGKVVFRKKANNRSYVSIEPNA from the coding sequence ATGGCACACAAGAAAGGAGTTGGTAGTTCCAAAAACGGTAGAGAATCTCATTCTAAAAGATTAGGTGTGAAGATTTTCGGTGGACAAGACGCTATTGCTGGTAACATTATTATCAGACAAAGAGGTACTCAACATCACCCAGGTGAAAATGTTGGTATGGGTAAAGATCACACTTTGCACGCTCTTGTTGACGGTAAAGTAGTTTTCAGAAAGAAAGCAAACAACAGATCATACGTATCTATTGAGCCGAACGCATAA
- the rplU gene encoding 50S ribosomal protein L21: MFAIVEIAGLQYKVEQDQKLFVNRLKGDKGGKVSFDKILLTVNGAITVGAPAVSGITVEAEILDHVKADKVIIFKKKRRKGYEVKNGHRQSLTQIKITGITGFEGKKAEKPAKKTTKKADAESAE; the protein is encoded by the coding sequence ATGTTTGCAATTGTAGAAATAGCAGGGCTTCAATACAAAGTTGAGCAAGACCAGAAGTTGTTTGTGAACCGTTTGAAAGGAGATAAAGGAGGAAAAGTATCTTTCGATAAAATCTTACTTACTGTAAACGGAGCAATCACTGTAGGCGCCCCAGCTGTAAGCGGTATCACTGTAGAGGCAGAGATCCTTGACCACGTAAAAGCTGATAAAGTAATCATCTTCAAAAAGAAAAGAAGAAAAGGTTATGAAGTTAAAAATGGTCACAGACAATCTTTAACTCAAATTAAAATCACTGGTATTACAGGATTTGAAGGAAAAAAAGCAGAGAAGCCTGCTAAAAAAACAACTAAAAAAGCTGACGCTGAAAGCGCAGAATAA
- a CDS encoding GLPGLI family protein, which translates to MKFIYSLILAIFAVVNLSAQGNRFIYEYQFRIDSTKTDSLKKEFVNLDIFPTKSFFYGQAKFASDSITNNSIIEQRKSTPNSLSYSSTTEEWNISYLIEKSYPSFKTTWFTNIEQTNMIVEETPVIKWQILPETQKIENYNCQKATANFGGRIWEAWFSKDLPFPDGPYKFHGLPGLIVKLEDKTKSHQFLLKGSKKLKAEDHSWDYISALEKEAKHEFEGVKVNPAQYKKLFMTYKNDPAKDIKLDLANPNNSMTITTGDGKKITNNAEIIKFFEESMAKKYKSINNQLELNLHRK; encoded by the coding sequence ATGAAGTTTATATACAGCCTTATTTTGGCAATATTTGCCGTTGTCAATTTATCTGCGCAGGGAAATCGCTTTATTTACGAATATCAGTTTAGAATTGATTCCACAAAAACAGACAGCCTGAAAAAAGAGTTTGTGAATCTTGATATTTTCCCGACCAAATCTTTCTTTTATGGTCAGGCAAAATTTGCAAGTGATTCTATCACGAACAATTCCATCATTGAACAGAGAAAGTCTACGCCGAATAGTTTAAGTTATTCTTCCACCACCGAAGAGTGGAATATTTCTTATTTAATAGAAAAGTCATATCCGAGTTTTAAAACTACTTGGTTTACAAATATTGAGCAGACCAATATGATCGTAGAGGAAACTCCTGTGATAAAATGGCAGATTCTTCCGGAAACACAAAAAATTGAAAACTATAATTGCCAAAAAGCTACAGCAAATTTTGGAGGTAGAATCTGGGAAGCCTGGTTTTCTAAAGATTTGCCTTTTCCGGATGGACCTTACAAGTTTCACGGTTTGCCAGGTTTGATTGTGAAATTAGAAGATAAAACCAAATCACATCAGTTTTTATTAAAAGGAAGTAAAAAACTGAAAGCTGAAGACCATTCCTGGGATTATATTTCAGCATTGGAGAAGGAAGCTAAACATGAATTTGAGGGAGTAAAAGTAAATCCGGCTCAATACAAAAAGTTATTTATGACTTATAAAAATGATCCTGCAAAAGACATTAAACTAGATTTGGCTAATCCCAATAATTCTATGACTATAACTACTGGAGATGGCAAAAAAATAACCAATAATGCAGAAATTATTAAGTTCTTTGAAGAATCTATGGCTAAAAAATATAAATCAATTAATAATCAGCTGGAATTAAATTTACACAGAAAGTAG
- a CDS encoding metalloprotease: MKRNFNFCLLAGVFAVFSLSACNDDAMETPVSESQTENLKPEQPGELEKICYYVDQYWSSNAVLTTSLPNSTDTSFMNAQMTKIASLWGRSNPTLRFVNDPSNPNSTYNAISYSTGKIYYGYAIYADAKNKGGNIVNAMILAHEYGHQLQYIFGLPSVSESTARPNELEADGFAGYYLRRPNGYNQTSFAQIAAAYEFAQSIGDYQTTSAGHHGTPPQRRSAVRLGFLLGQYDLSAADFDYNFFYYYQGVLNGTYKMAKNSKFPELDAYMSQYLDELKQIQSGEISAEEFKELK, encoded by the coding sequence ATGAAAAGAAACTTTAATTTCTGCTTATTAGCAGGAGTATTTGCTGTATTCTCATTATCAGCATGTAACGACGATGCAATGGAAACCCCTGTATCTGAATCTCAAACAGAAAATTTAAAACCTGAGCAACCAGGCGAACTCGAAAAAATTTGTTATTATGTAGACCAGTACTGGAGCTCAAATGCCGTATTGACAACATCATTGCCCAATTCTACAGACACGAGTTTTATGAATGCTCAAATGACAAAAATTGCCAGTTTATGGGGAAGAAGTAATCCGACACTGCGTTTCGTAAATGATCCGTCTAATCCCAATTCTACGTATAATGCGATTTCGTATTCTACCGGAAAAATCTACTATGGTTATGCAATTTATGCCGATGCAAAAAACAAGGGCGGAAACATCGTTAATGCAATGATTCTCGCTCATGAATACGGTCATCAGTTGCAGTATATTTTTGGACTTCCGTCTGTAAGTGAATCCACAGCAAGACCAAACGAACTGGAAGCAGACGGTTTTGCAGGATATTATTTAAGAAGACCCAATGGTTACAATCAGACATCATTTGCCCAGATTGCAGCAGCGTATGAATTTGCTCAAAGTATCGGCGATTATCAGACAACCAGTGCAGGACATCACGGAACGCCGCCTCAGAGAAGATCTGCAGTGCGTTTAGGTTTTCTTTTAGGGCAGTATGACCTTTCTGCAGCAGATTTTGATTATAATTTCTTTTATTATTATCAGGGAGTTTTAAACGGAACTTACAAAATGGCAAAAAACTCGAAGTTTCCTGAGTTGGATGCTTACATGAGTCAATACCTTGATGAGTTGAAACAAATTCAGTCAGGCGAAATTTCTGCAGAAGAGTTTAAAGAGCTTAAATAA
- a CDS encoding acyltransferase family protein codes for MNRDLYIDFAKGLATLSIIFIHTAFWSGQFYIIPEIRVFSLVFDVAIFYALSGITSGNNIEKTLYRLLKLQITYMIFVTLLFFLDYFFKIFGLTFFSLEWLQSFYSTFGSKYSATSISTAPQWQNLGNWYLHEYRNADTFPVVMGSFWYLKVYFILTVFGVLILKFFPKHVNWFIGICVALTLLFNIFPEIYPSGQVGYVAFYMTIFLVANRIKGKKVQLGFVIFLYAIFFVFFGIKFLNYLSSISFSSIFSLNYDFSILIKAFWNVFLDFINSMLLNKSKFPPRAPYIIWTFFSLATLFFFYNRLKITKENFVTYIGKNAIFFYFGQGISSSLVYFLVVPMKELMPWWVLMVIIYVINVALAFIIAAGLKKFDDFGWKILEFLRKKTAAQN; via the coding sequence ATGAACAGAGATCTCTACATTGATTTTGCGAAAGGTTTAGCGACACTTTCCATTATATTTATTCATACGGCGTTTTGGTCGGGACAGTTTTACATTATTCCGGAAATCCGAGTGTTTTCTTTGGTTTTTGATGTAGCAATTTTTTATGCTTTAAGCGGGATTACCTCAGGAAATAATATTGAGAAAACGCTTTACCGTTTACTAAAATTGCAGATAACGTACATGATTTTTGTGACGCTTCTTTTCTTTTTAGATTATTTCTTTAAAATATTCGGGCTCACCTTTTTCTCACTCGAATGGCTGCAGAGCTTCTATTCTACGTTTGGCTCAAAATATTCAGCAACCAGCATTTCGACGGCTCCGCAGTGGCAGAATTTAGGCAATTGGTATCTTCACGAATACAGAAATGCAGATACTTTTCCTGTTGTAATGGGAAGCTTTTGGTATCTTAAAGTTTATTTTATTTTAACAGTTTTCGGAGTTTTAATTTTAAAATTTTTCCCCAAACACGTTAATTGGTTTATCGGAATTTGTGTTGCTTTAACTTTACTGTTTAATATTTTTCCGGAAATTTATCCAAGCGGACAAGTAGGATATGTTGCTTTTTATATGACTATTTTTCTCGTTGCAAACAGAATCAAAGGGAAAAAAGTTCAACTCGGATTCGTTATATTTCTGTATGCAATATTCTTTGTATTTTTTGGTATTAAATTCCTGAACTATCTATCCTCAATAAGTTTTTCTTCTATCTTTTCTTTAAATTATGATTTTTCAATTTTAATTAAGGCTTTCTGGAATGTATTTTTAGATTTTATAAATAGTATGCTATTAAACAAATCAAAATTTCCGCCCAGAGCTCCATACATCATTTGGACATTTTTTTCACTGGCTACACTTTTCTTTTTCTACAACCGCTTAAAAATCACCAAAGAAAATTTCGTCACTTATATTGGTAAAAATGCAATTTTCTTTTACTTCGGTCAGGGAATCAGCTCGTCGTTGGTTTATTTTCTCGTTGTTCCGATGAAAGAATTGATGCCTTGGTGGGTTTTAATGGTCATTATTTACGTCATAAATGTTGCCTTAGCGTTTATCATTGCGGCTGGTTTGAAGAAGTTTGACGATTTTGGCTGGAAGATTTTAGAATTTTTAAGAAAGAAAACAGCTGCTCAAAACTAA
- a CDS encoding tRNA-(ms[2]io[6]A)-hydroxylase translates to MFKLKLPTDPRWANIAEDNIQEILTDHAWCEQKAATNAIGLITMLPERPDIVKELLAIAQEELEHFGQVLEIITKRGYTFGRTRKDDYVNELVNFIQKGGHRDTLIVDKMLFAAMIEARSCERFKVLTENIKDEELKTFYKELMISEANHYTTFIGFARQLGDPEKVNKRWEEWLEYEAGIIKSYGNKETIHG, encoded by the coding sequence ATGTTTAAGTTGAAACTTCCTACCGATCCAAGGTGGGCAAATATTGCGGAGGATAACATTCAAGAAATTTTAACCGATCATGCGTGGTGCGAACAAAAAGCCGCTACCAATGCAATCGGACTGATTACAATGCTTCCGGAACGTCCCGATATTGTGAAGGAACTTTTGGCAATTGCTCAGGAAGAACTGGAGCATTTTGGACAGGTTCTGGAGATCATTACAAAACGAGGTTACACTTTTGGGCGTACAAGAAAAGATGATTACGTCAATGAATTGGTCAATTTCATTCAAAAAGGAGGGCACAGAGATACTTTAATTGTAGATAAAATGCTTTTTGCAGCGATGATTGAAGCGAGAAGTTGTGAAAGATTTAAAGTTTTAACAGAAAATATAAAAGACGAAGAACTAAAAACCTTCTATAAAGAATTAATGATTTCTGAAGCCAATCATTACACAACATTTATCGGTTTTGCAAGACAGCTTGGTGACCCTGAAAAAGTAAATAAAAGATGGGAAGAATGGCTGGAATATGAAGCAGGCATCATAAAATCTTACGGAAACAAAGAAACTATACACGGATAA
- a CDS encoding DUF502 domain-containing protein: MKKPTFENLTNFFLKNFFQGLLIIGPIGLTIFVIWYVITSIDNIIPSVASEIPGLVFVSTLLITALLGYLGNKFVVGRFFVDAVDRLLEKTPGIKHIYSPTKDVMSSFVGDKKKFSDPVWVKTNENPEIWRIGFLTQKEMADVHKHNFVAVYLPHSYAISGWVIVTEEKNIKPVVGMSAATAMKFAVSGGVAGFHSDENIFKAPE, from the coding sequence TTGAAAAAGCCGACTTTTGAAAATCTGACTAATTTTTTTCTGAAAAACTTCTTTCAGGGATTGTTGATCATTGGTCCTATCGGATTGACCATTTTTGTAATCTGGTATGTGATAACGTCGATTGACAATATCATTCCGTCTGTTGCAAGTGAAATTCCGGGGTTGGTTTTTGTTTCTACTTTGCTGATTACTGCTTTGTTGGGCTATTTAGGAAACAAATTTGTTGTTGGAAGATTTTTTGTAGATGCGGTTGACAGACTTTTAGAAAAAACTCCGGGTATCAAACATATTTATTCGCCTACCAAAGATGTGATGTCTTCGTTTGTAGGGGATAAGAAAAAATTTAGCGATCCGGTTTGGGTGAAAACCAACGAAAATCCAGAAATCTGGAGGATAGGGTTTCTTACTCAAAAGGAAATGGCTGATGTACACAAGCACAATTTTGTAGCAGTTTACCTTCCACACTCTTATGCGATTTCTGGTTGGGTGATTGTAACTGAAGAAAAAAATATCAAACCTGTTGTAGGAATGTCTGCAGCTACAGCAATGAAATTTGCGGTAAGCGGTGGTGTAGCAGGTTTTCATTCAGATGAAAATATATTTAAAGCTCCTGAGTAG
- a CDS encoding tryptophanase has translation MELPYAEPFRIKMVEEIRQSTREEREQWLKDAKFNLFNLKSSQVYIDLLTDSGTGAMSDRQWGALMTGDESYAGSRSFEQLHNTVQSITGFKYLLPTHQGRAAENVLFSVLVKDGDVVPGNSHFDTTKGHIEIRKAHAIDCTIDEAFDINDLHPFKGNINLEKLEAVYQSHPKEQIPFCLVTITCNSSGGQPVSLENMKAVKALSDQYGIPVFFDSARFAENAYFIKKREAGQENRSIKDICKEMFSYGEGMTMSSKKDGLVNIGGFIALNNEEVFRKASNFTIIYEGFITYGGMAGRDMAALAVGLDEATEFAYLESRISQVEYLGNKLIEYGIPVQKPIGGHAVFIDSLNFLPNVSRAEYPAQTLGLEIYKEAGIRTVEIGTLLADRDPETRENRYPKLELVRLAIPRRTYTNNHMDYIAAAVKNVYERRNEISKGYNITWEPEILRHFTVHLEEA, from the coding sequence ATGGAATTACCATACGCAGAACCGTTTCGTATTAAAATGGTGGAAGAAATCCGTCAATCTACAAGAGAAGAAAGAGAACAATGGCTGAAAGATGCAAAGTTCAATTTATTTAATCTAAAATCTTCGCAGGTTTACATCGATCTTTTAACAGATTCCGGAACAGGAGCGATGTCAGACAGACAATGGGGAGCTTTAATGACGGGAGACGAAAGTTATGCCGGTTCTCGTTCGTTCGAACAATTACACAATACTGTACAAAGTATTACAGGTTTCAAATATTTATTACCTACGCACCAAGGAAGAGCTGCTGAGAACGTTTTGTTTTCGGTTTTGGTAAAAGATGGAGATGTAGTTCCGGGGAACTCACATTTCGATACGACAAAAGGGCATATCGAAATCAGAAAAGCGCACGCAATTGACTGTACGATTGATGAGGCTTTTGATATTAATGATCTTCATCCTTTTAAAGGAAATATCAATCTTGAAAAATTGGAAGCTGTTTATCAGTCTCATCCAAAAGAGCAGATTCCTTTCTGTTTGGTTACCATTACGTGTAATTCTTCAGGAGGACAGCCTGTTTCTCTTGAAAATATGAAAGCGGTAAAAGCACTTTCAGACCAATACGGAATTCCTGTATTTTTTGACTCTGCAAGATTTGCTGAAAATGCTTACTTCATCAAAAAAAGAGAAGCAGGTCAGGAAAACAGAAGCATTAAAGATATCTGTAAAGAAATGTTCTCTTACGGAGAAGGAATGACGATGAGTTCTAAAAAAGACGGTCTGGTAAACATCGGAGGATTTATTGCTTTAAATAATGAAGAGGTTTTCAGAAAAGCATCAAACTTTACGATCATTTATGAAGGTTTCATCACTTACGGTGGAATGGCGGGAAGAGATATGGCTGCTTTGGCAGTTGGTCTTGATGAAGCGACAGAATTTGCTTATCTGGAAAGCAGAATTTCTCAGGTAGAATATCTTGGAAATAAATTAATCGAATACGGAATTCCTGTACAGAAACCGATTGGCGGACATGCTGTTTTTATCGATTCTTTAAATTTCTTACCAAATGTTTCTCGTGCAGAATATCCGGCGCAGACTTTAGGTCTTGAGATTTACAAAGAAGCAGGGATCAGAACGGTGGAAATCGGAACTTTATTGGCAGACAGAGATCCTGAAACCAGAGAAAACCGTTATCCGAAATTAGAGTTGGTTCGTTTGGCAATTCCAAGAAGAACGTACACGAATAATCACATGGATTACATTGCAGCTGCAGTGAAAAATGTATATGAAAGAAGAAATGAAATTTCAAAAGGGTATAACATTACTTGGGAGCCTGAAATTTTAAGACACTTTACGGTGCATTTGGAAGAAGCTTAA